One Paraburkholderia kururiensis DNA window includes the following coding sequences:
- the hemN gene encoding oxygen-independent coproporphyrinogen III oxidase has protein sequence MTTADTLFHPELLAKYSANGPRYTSYPTALQFRDDFDIADYTRAAGDPGAADTDLSLYFHIPFCDTVCFYCGCNKVVTKNRARARPYLERLKRELALQAALFDTSRPVSQLHWGGGTPTFLSHDEMAELMAATREHFTLRPDAEGEYSIEIDPREANAKTIVQLRTLGFNRISLGVQDFDPLVQQAVNRIQPLELTTNVIRAARATGFHSISVDLIYGLPYQTVDSFRRTLDTMLSLAPDRLSVFGYAHMPHLFKMQRQIDAAALPSPQERLALLRLVVERLTAAGYVYIGMDHFALPTDELALAQAQRTLHRNFQGYSTRADCDLIAFGASAIGKVGDVYAQNAKDLPAYAAAIDAGRLAITRGIRLTTDDRLRRDIITQLMCNLELRFDEFEAAYGIRFGKTFAPELDRLREFERDGLVSIGGNRIDVLPAGRMLVRNVAMVFDRYLGTQRMERFSRTV, from the coding sequence ATGACCACAGCCGACACCCTCTTCCACCCCGAACTGCTCGCGAAGTACAGCGCGAACGGTCCGCGGTATACGTCGTATCCGACGGCCCTCCAGTTCCGCGACGACTTCGACATCGCCGACTACACCCGCGCCGCGGGCGACCCCGGCGCCGCCGACACGGATCTCTCGCTCTACTTCCACATTCCGTTCTGCGACACGGTGTGCTTCTACTGCGGCTGCAACAAGGTTGTCACGAAGAACCGCGCGAGGGCCAGGCCGTATCTGGAGCGCCTCAAGCGCGAGCTGGCGCTGCAGGCCGCGCTCTTCGACACCTCGCGGCCCGTATCGCAGCTGCACTGGGGCGGCGGCACGCCCACTTTCCTTTCGCACGACGAAATGGCCGAGTTGATGGCTGCCACGCGCGAACACTTCACGCTGCGCCCCGATGCCGAGGGCGAGTACTCCATCGAGATCGATCCGCGCGAAGCGAACGCAAAAACAATCGTGCAACTGCGCACGCTCGGCTTCAACCGGATCAGCCTGGGCGTGCAGGACTTCGATCCGCTCGTGCAGCAAGCGGTCAACCGCATCCAGCCGCTCGAACTCACGACGAACGTCATACGCGCCGCACGCGCCACGGGGTTTCACTCGATCAGCGTCGACCTGATCTACGGGCTGCCGTACCAGACCGTCGACAGCTTCCGCCGTACGCTCGACACGATGCTCTCGCTCGCGCCGGACCGGCTCTCGGTGTTCGGCTACGCGCACATGCCGCACCTCTTCAAGATGCAGCGCCAGATCGACGCGGCGGCACTGCCGTCGCCCCAGGAAAGGCTTGCACTGTTGAGGCTCGTGGTCGAACGGTTGACCGCCGCTGGCTACGTGTACATCGGCATGGACCATTTCGCGCTGCCCACCGACGAACTCGCCCTCGCCCAGGCGCAACGCACTTTGCACCGCAATTTCCAGGGGTATAGCACGCGCGCGGACTGCGACCTGATCGCCTTCGGCGCCTCGGCGATCGGCAAAGTGGGCGACGTGTACGCGCAAAACGCAAAGGACCTGCCGGCCTACGCGGCGGCCATCGACGCCGGCCGCCTTGCGATTACACGCGGCATCCGCCTCACCACGGACGACCGGCTGCGCCGCGACATCATCACGCAGCTCATGTGCAACCTGGAATTGCGCTTTGACGAGTTCGAGGCGGCGTATGGCATTCGCTTTGGCAAAACATTCGCGCCGGAACTCGATCGTCTGCGCGAATTCGAGCGCGATGGTCTCGTATCGATTGGCGGCAACCGCATAGACGTGCTGCCTGCCGGCCGCATGCTCGTGCGCAACGTCGCCATGGTGTTCGACCGATATCTCGGCACGCAACGCATGGAGCGTTTCTCGCGGACGGTGTGA